In Brachyhypopomus gauderio isolate BG-103 chromosome 2, BGAUD_0.2, whole genome shotgun sequence, the DNA window CTGTTACGTCAGACAATATTTTCATGGACCGGcctttaaagtgtgtgtgtgtgtgtgtgtgtggggggtggggtgggggggggtgggggggggggtaaattcAACGAATAAAATGATACGActggcataaaaacaaatataaagcGCATAAAAAGAACTCACCAGATGCACCAATGGATGTAATAGGAAAGAAATGTAATCccaattttcttttatttttcaaaataaTACATCACTCAGACACTGATCGTcgataaaatatattttactaTGCGGCCCTGTACCAAATGACCCACGGACTGGTACGGGTCCACGGCCCGGTGGTTGGTGACTGCTGTGTTAAAGAGACGCGAGGACGTCTAGAGGACCAGCATGAGGTCCATCATGAAGAGCAGTGGTTAAACCGCTGCCCGTCTTCTGCTATGTGCAATTCTAAATGCAGAGAAGGAACAGGCCTGGATCAAAAAACATCATACTTAtccattatgattttctatcaTGTTACTTATGTTGTTATGAGCTGAGTGGTATTTCGCCCTTTGCGTGTGTACAAGCTGGAGTGCTGTCAACCCTCGGCAGGCTGAAACCCAATCATGATGGAATACATTCGTGTCCCTTTTCTCAAACATGGCatcgattaatctcaaactcTTGAAATGTAGATGGTGAAGCAACTTAAAACTGTCCCCTCGGGGAACAGTACACCTCTCTAACTGAGAATACTGCACATGCCTCCGTGATGGGGTGGCACCTATAACTATCGTCATAACGATGCCCTTTTGGCCATATAAAGGGAGCGCCAGCCCCCTGCGAGGCATTTGCGGAGAGTGATGACATTTGGGATGAGAAGAGGGCACCTTGCGCATTGCGGGCATTGCGGGGTGCCACCCGACCGCTGTGTGCCACCATGGCTGTCAGGGCAACGTAATAATAGGCTTTTTGAGAGCATGACCAAGTTTAACAGCTGCTGTGTTCAGCAAATGATGATAAATCAGAGGTGCGGCCCCTTCGCTTTTCTGGGATACACCCCTCCCATACCAAAAAGTCCATCCTGCTCCAAACAGTTGCAGTCTCAGGGCATTCGTGGAGAACGctcactttctttctctctgcgcTGCATGCAGTGAAGACACCGGAGCTGCTATACATAGCAGTCCTGAACTGCAGAGTTACATATCCTGGAAACGCTAGAGCTCCCGTAGGTGTTTACTGCTCTTGTTACATACTGCTGTGAAATGCAAGTGTCAGGAGAAGCACGCAGGTGTCTTTACATCCCACACTCATTTAGACACCGTGTGCTCTGATGGAGCATAACAACCCAGCACCTCCCTGCTCTCCCATAAATACACCTTCAGCGTTCTGTCATCATGTAGACACAGAGGGTGACCGAACAATTCACACATGGACATAAATCACATATTCAGAGAGttaaatgaacacacaaactGATAAATGAACAGATAAATTGAATGACATACAGGCAGAGGAACAGATAGATAGAGACATGATGGTGATTAGAGGTAATGACTATCTATCAGCATTCATCAGTGTTGTTGATTTTACGATGTGTTTAGATACACAGATTGGCAAGGGGGGTGTACACCTGCACGGCTCCGATCATGTTCCCATTTGGGTTTCCCTTTGCCAGCAACATCGCTCCTTCTGCCAACACTTCCCGCTCATTCGTCATTTCAGCGAAACCCCCCCAGCCGAGACCCCCTACTGCTCCTTCCTCTCATCCTCCGTCTCAAGTCCCAAACTTCCAATTTTAAACCCTCATTTTGTTTTTACTCTCTAAACGAGTTTCACACTTTACCTCTCTACACCCCCTCCCATTCCCAGGTTTCGTGATGtgaacacaacacagacatgttTATTCATGCTCCTTTTTGTAAaacttttttttgtaaaaatctTTTGCTGTTTCCCTTTCAACTCTTGAAAGAgaaagactctctctctctgatgcaTCTATTTGCCCAGTTAGTTCCAGGTTCAGGAAGTTAAACTAGTAACCAGGATTGTGTTCCAACCACCAGGAGCTGCCAGATTTATTACCTCATGCCCGCAGGTCAGATGGATCACTGGAATAAACTAGGGAAGGTCAAATCATGGCAGGACTGTTGCCGCTGGGTCTTGAACCTGTAAACCTCTGGCTACATGCCTGTCAGCGCCTGTCAGCTTCAGAGGGAACTCCCTGATTGGACAAAGAGCAGCAAGATGACTCAGTAACTCAGTTTTGTTTTTGGTCTTTTGGTTCAGCCATCTTATGTCCCTTGTGCTGCCTATCCTAGGACTGGTTCTCTGCTCTTTCAAAATTTGTTGCAAATCTCTTCAACCTCAGCAGGGCTCCAAGGAGTTCTCTCAGCCTGTGTGGAGATACCTTCACTGCGTAATATGAAGACATGAAGAAGATACATTTTCAAGTGAGGTTCGCCAGCGTGTGGAATACGCAGTAGGGCTCCATTTGATTTAGTGAGTCCTTCACACACTCCAGAAGCCTACTGAAGAGCCTGAACTTTTGATCATCACACATGCTCAACACCTCAAAGCTGCTTCAAACACACCATACCTTACTAGAACTTTATCAGCACTCTTTAGATATTATCACCATCTCATATCTCCACTACCATGTGTGTTGCATTTTCATTTGCTTGTCACCCAGTGCTGTTCCACACCGATGCTTCCCTtaggcagtgttgcgaataacgccgttaaaaataacggcgttaggtaacggcattttgtcagtaacgggataatataattaattacttttcctgtcattacaacgccgttgacgttactggtcattaaaagcggtgcgttactatatattgatatagtaacagtaatgcgagcggaccgctgcccaggctagtgaggagtaacagatctcgatagatcacggttctcggtgtaacacctgtttaacttaacaagtcagtaaacGATTGGCTacggcagcgttatggtagccaatcagagccagtgtttttacacgcggtGGCGATATAAggtatataaacattatttaagaaaatacttgaagttcctgaataccagactgggtatttgatttatttaattaagaatagaggtttaattgttaagtttacttctgttgtgaacaaaccagttgtctcaggttgagagaatttaatttaatttgatagatgtaaatgcactttatatagtgtaactgtttacttttgcttctttatttcaaagatttgggattttatcctgcactggtctgctgatgtgcaataaatgtcaaaagttaaacacctttatgatctactcatttcaactgactgtgaaaactgctttttcaaaaaatccttattcattggcatataacttttttttactataatgcaaatagttactttccctggtaatgagttacttatattatagagtaattcagttactaactcagttacttttttgaacaagtagtgagtaactataactaattgcttttttaaagtaacatcCCAACACTGCCCTTAGGTGATCAGTTATTGGAAAAGGTCTAAGAGCACTGGGATTAAAAATGACTTTATTAGTTTACTTAATGCATGTATCCATACTGCACTTCATCTGTAGGTGACTGGGTTCAAGTGTTTGTTAAATGCCAATAAAGTTCTTCCTTTGCTTTGGGAGATGGTCACTGGGGTGACCCACAAACCCTCCAACGCATGTGGCTGTAGCTGTGTGGAATACCAGCAGCAGGTTTTCAGAAGCTCTCTGTGCCTTGTGCGAACGGGTCCGCTGGGTCTCAGAAACCGTTGCCTTGTTTGTGCATCTGTCCCATCGCTCTTTTTTTTACGACCTCTGTCAGATGAATGCCTGACATCTCCACCCGCGTCTCATTTCAGTAACGTCGTGTCTGCGCCGCTATCACTTCCACAGCAGTAACACAGGGGCAGAACACGATCTTCTTTGGTCTGTCCTGATCTACCCACTGCACTAGGTGATGGCAGGGCCTGGCACTGGCCCTTGACTACTACATCCAAAACAAACAGCCGGTATGGCTTGGATCTAGAGGACTATGGGATTGATTTTGATCTCCTTGCCTTGGCTAGAGGCTAAATCGAGCTTAATCTCCAAATGTAGGCTGGAGGAGCCATGTTATAGCTAAGTAGTGCCTATTTATACTGGTGTTTACCATTCCAGACCACTGGGGAACCCCAGACAACCCAAATGTTGCTCTATCCTAGTACTGGACACAGATTTCCCTGATGGCTTAACCAACGGGTGTTATACCCAGGCTTATTGATTGGTAATGTTAAGGTTCTAGGTGCAGAATCGTATCTTCAATAAGATTTCTCTACTAGATGAATTTCCAGTAGCAAAACACCATTGGCATAAAGCTGTAACACTCCTCTGAGAAGCCAGTCCTTTAAGTGCTAAGATGCGTGTGATGTTGTTAACATTACATTAACTGGACTTTGAAGAACAGGTGAGAGAAGGATGATATGGCATGAAACACAGGAGGATATAACTAGATATAACTAGATATAATTTACTGTGGGATATCACTAGAGTGAATATGAACTGCAAAACATGCTGTTGATCTGAGGACCTACGTAGGAATCTGAAGGGGCGTTGGGTTAAGCGTCTGGGCGGCCAGCCGCAGTGGCGGGTGTGGGGTGGCACCTCTACGTGCTCAATCCAGGTCAGCAGCTCAGCGTGAagggaccaggtgtgtgagGGCAGGGGAAGACGTGAGGATCTGGAGAGCCGCCATCTACCGGCCCCGCCTCACCACTCGTTTAACACTCTCTGCTCTCGGTGgacttctgagtgtgtgtgtgtgtgtgtgtgtgggtgggtgggtggatttCTAAATAGGCCCACAGTAAATGCTGCCATGAAGACATTACAGAAAGCTGTAGGGCTAGTTTCCATCTTGACCCATCACtgcctcagacacacacacacacacacacacttctctgttTGGGATACTTTTCGGAACATGAACCTAGCCACAGgcttgccaactctcacgcattgagcgtgagacacacgcatttgaccgctctcacgccacacttccgatatctcacgccgaaaaaaaatatccagtttatttacctcagatccacatatatgattcaatacgttactagttcgctagctctggcgccatccaccggcgatataacactgaatatatggccccccccgctcaacaaaatacactggccaccggctccaggttaaaatctccctccaagcgaacgtcaaaagttggcaaccctgtagccAAGCTTTGGAAAGCTGAAAATTTGACTCTGTGATTGTCCCATCAGAGGAAACAATCACTCAAACTGCTGTTTCTACTGTACAGTTTACTTCTTTAAGAATCAGCTATGTTCTTAATCACTAGTGATTCTCACACCTGATCATGGGCCTGATCAAGTCCGTTAGCTTTATGTACTGTTTGATCATGTAAGGCTGTGATAAACAGCTGTGTAAAGACCACAGGTCCTTCAATTGCTGGTATTTTGTAATCCTGTATTTGTGGGTGAGAGACGTGGCATTTGATCCTTGGGCCActggcttttattttgacatgacACAAAGATTTTGTCCCTGTTATTTTTGAAGGCTGGTTGGTGAATGCAtatgtgtaggagagaggggagacaggggagagagaaacagaatgtGGAGAGAGAAGCAACTACAGCAGGACAGGTGTGAGGACAGGTgcgtgaggaggtgtgaggacaGGTGCGTGAGGACAGGAACACCCGTCCCCACGAGCATTAGATCAGGTGTAAGGTCAGTGTGTTCACCTTGCCAGGAACTTGACAGAGGTGTGAGACTCTGTGTTCTCAGCACTGTGTGTATCACCACACAGATTATGACTCTCATACCACAAATGATACAAGTGATCCGTTTGCGTATTCTTACCTTGATAGTTTATTTGATCCCAACACTGCTGTGTTCCTAGTCAGGAGGGTGTGgcagagtgtgttggggtgggagggcagaatgcagagagagagggagggagtgagagagagtgagggggggcAGATTGCagagggggggagaaagagagacagagaaaggtagagagagggggcagcttgcagagagagagagaggcagagaggagggGGGCAAAGTGCAGACAGAGGTGGATCAGTAAAGACAAATGAGGTCTGTAAAAGAAGCCATACTTGTGTGTGGTCAGTGCAGTGCTGATGCAGCTGGAGACTCACACTGACACTTTTCCAAGAAGCTCTCTGCCCAAAACACCTCGCAGGCGTGAAACTGAGAATAACGCAACCGGAGCAGACATGCCGCCACCTTGCTCCAAAATAACAGCGGCggagaccaaaatgttttcttaGAAGCGCCTGTCAGTGCCTttgatgtgtgtgatgagtgtgtacgCTAAACATTAAGTTTAGGCTCAACGTGCCTATAGGAGGCGATCTGCTGAAGTCTATGACCTCGGGCATGACCCCGAGGTACATGAATCAACGCTAACGGCTACCGTGCGCCATAGCAGGCATAGCTGCGTTCCATTTAGCAGGCAGGGAGGAGAGGTTATGTCCCAGCAGGGGTCATGGGGTAGGGAGGTGTCCCAAACAGCCGTGAACTTGACCTGCACACTTCACCTAGACACTCGGGGCCTCTGGTGGGTGCTGCACTCTCCTGCCCCAATTTGTGTAGTCCATAGATTCTTATATAATCTATTTGTTTTATAGAATCTGTAGGTCCTTATATAATCTAGAGGTGTGGGCTACATGAATGTCTTCCAGGTGATTTAACGTCCAATGGAGGacgggttcccttttgagtcttggtcctcccaaggtttcttcctattccccaccatctagggagtttttccttgccactgtcgcctttggcttgctcattagggatttggacccatagtattgttaaccttgtaaatcctgtaaagcgctttgtgacaacatgtgttgtgaaaagcgctatacaaatttatttgatttgatttgatctaaCTCCTTTGTATTAGACAAGGCAGTTGTAGTCAGCACCCTCGATCCTGCTTCTACAATCCCAGTGAGACACCCCATTCTGTAATGCTTGTGAGGGACCAAACCTTTACGGTGTGTGTAAAGACCGGGTGCTTCGGCAGCTGGTATCTTGTAATCCCGTTAGCGTTTGTGGGTGAGACACAGAGAGCTGGGGGATTTCCCTCTGTCCTACCCGCCGTTTCTGCCTCCAGCTGCTGCAGCTGCCTCAGTGTTGAGACGTCATCTTAAAGTGTCAGGACGACTTGGCGCGGTTTCTGTCTGTGGGTTGCTTCCTGACTGACACACATCTGTTGTTCTTTCTCATTCATTTCtgtccaacaccccccccccacaggaaGGAAAGGATCTCAAGTAGCAGTTCCTACAGGTAAGCGCCCCAACTCTTCCGTGAACCGTGTAACACGATTGGATGTGGCGGGCCTCCGTCGCGCTGCATGCAGTCTTACAGTGGAGCTATTTTCTGACTGGGCAACACATTTTACACAGACACCCGACACCTGTGGGTTTGGGAGGCCCTGCACCCTTAAACACCGCAGCCTGCTTGCATGTGTGATAAATGCAGCCAGTGCCTTCTGAAAGAGAAATCCACAGCTTTCAGTGCAAGAGCTTCAGTCTCCTCACCCACTGTCTCACCCACTgtctctcccactgtctctcccaCCGTCTCTCCCACCGTCTCTCCCACCGTCTCTCCCACCGTCTCTCCCACCGTCTCTCCCACCGTCTCTCCCACCGTCTCACCCACCGTCTCTCCCACCGTCTCTCCCACCGTCTCTCCCACCGTCTCACCCACCGTCTCACCCACCGTCTCTCCCACCGTCTCTCCCACCGTCTCTCCCACCGTCTCTCCCACCGTCTCTCCCACCGTCTCACCCACCGTCTCTCCCACCGTCTCACCCACCGTCTCACCCACCGTCTCACCCACCGTCTCTCCCACCGTCTCTCCCACCGTCTCTCCCACCGTCTCTCCCACCGTCTCACCCACCGTCTCACCCACCGTCTCACCCACCGTCTCTCCCACCGTCTCACCCACCGTCTCTCCCACCGTCTCTCCCACCGTCTCTCCCACCGTCTCACCCACCGTCTCACCCACCGTCTCACCCACCGTCTCACCCACCGTCTCTCCCACCGTCTCTCCCACCGTCTCACCCACCGTCTCACCCACCGTCTCTCCCACCGTCTCTCCCACCGTCTCTCCCACCGTCTCTCCCACCGTCTCTCCCACCGTCTCACCCACCGTCTCACCCACCGTCTCTCCCACCGTCTCTCCCACCGTCTCACCCACCGTCTCACCCACCGTCTCTCCCACTGTCTCACCCACTGTTTCTCTGTGGCCTGCAGGTTtactctctgtgtctgtggagGTGTTCCCCACAGTGTCACATGACCTCTGCatctgtgtttgtagagttggAGTAATTTACACTGGATTATCTTATTACATTTCACAACAGAATgatcaccccctcccccctttgcTTATGCTTCCGTCCTGTCTCCATCACAGGGGAAACGCCCCACTATGAGCCTGGCATTCCCGAGCCCACCACCAGGGAGGAGCTGGTGAAGTGTACGTGTCAGACCTGAGCTGATCTCGCAGTAGAGGATGAGGGACCCAGCTGCCCTTTGACCCTTACACACAGTGACTCAAACCCTCTATTGCCACTGGGGCTTTGAAATGTGGCTGCGCGTCCACATCTAATCACCTCTGCCTGTTTCCTTCCTCTGTGTGTCAGACTGGATGTCTGTGTCCCTGGACGACAGGACGTCTCAGAAGTTGCTCTGGCTTTCTGAGGGTGGATCCAAAGTTTCAAGGATGACAGAAGCAGTGTGTCCTGTCCTGGACAGACCTGAAAGATATGAACATTCCCCACAGGTGCGTTTCTCCACCACACCGCATTCACATCCTGACGGCTGTTACTTTACTGTTAACTGTTCAGagcaaaaaatgtgtgtgtgactatcaGAGACTCAGTACTCAACAACTATATACTCAGACTtaagatgaatgaatgaaaatgaatttcagaatacccaaggcgctttacaattttaagtacacgtctcagacaaccaatcacacacacaccggcgagaagcggcaaccaattgcgcacagcgtactctctaccaggatccacagccccctgggggactgaatggggtgcaggaaggggagagaggacagaccctagtggcagagcaccatccaccactgggcacacaagcacacacacattcagacaatactttttattgaacagagagacacagacacacactcaggcagaatttgtctgggactgtcaatttacctaacctccatgtttttggactgtggatGGAAActggagatcccggaggaaacccacgcaaacacggggagaacatggaaactccactcagatagagactagaacccaagaccccagtgctgagaggcaaacgtgctaaccaccaagccaccgtgttgtcGAAGATGTACATAGAGGACATTACGTCAGTGGGCCGAGACCCCTAGAGCACACAGAGTCAGTGGGTCGAGACCCCTAGAGCACACAGAGTCAGTGGGTCGAGACCCCTAGAGCGGGTTACTCTTGGTTCATTTCCAAATGAACTCTGGTGTGGCTCCTTTGAAGTGTGAGCACAATACGCACCAAAATTCAGCTCCTCTTGAACTGGTAAAAATTTGAGCAGATACACAGACAAGCATGTTTATCTCAGCGTAATGCATTGTTTTCTTTAAGGTTCAGGTGGAGCTATTGAAGTTACTGTCATAAAATCTACTTTTAAAAGGTTTTACGTTGATACAGAATTTAGCAAGAACTGTATCAACGATTACTGCAGTGTAAAATATACTCttttaaatgtgaatatatatatatatatatatatatatatatatatatatatatatatatatatatatatatatatatatatatatatctgtctctctgcttACCTGTCTTTCTGCTTGTCTGTCTCTTTAATCACCTGCAGGTGCTGGGTAAGGAGGGTGTGCTTGGTATCCGAGGGTACTGGGAGGTGGAGTATGAGGGCTGGGTGGTGATCGGGGTGGTGTACGAGAATTCTGCACGCAAGCTTAAAGACGGCCCCTGCGGCCTGGGAGAGAACGCAGTGTCGTGGGCCGTGGGCTGGGCAGGCTCCTGTTACCAAGCCTGGCACAACGGCGAGAATGTGGATATACCAGGAGCCGCGTGCAATACCATAGGGGTGTACGTGGATCAGCCAGCTGGAATCATCAACTTCTACACGGTGCAGGGAGGCCAGGGCGAGAACAAGGAGGTGCGTCTGATGCACAGATTCAAAACCACCTTAACCGACAAGCTCCTGCCAGGTTTCTGGGTGGGGAATAAGTCCTACTGCTGCATCCTGAAGAAAGATCAGTGACGGGCAGGTGGAGCGAATGGTGGGAGACAGGTGGGATGTGATGGGTGGAGAAGATGGAGAAATGGATGGAGAGGATGAAAATATGGGTGTCGTTTGCTCAGCTGATCCACTTTAAGGCGTTTAAGGAGAACGGGGTTATGGTGATGCCTGGCAGAAAGGGTGTGAGACTCTGGCAGTGAATCAGCTGCCTGCTGAGATCACTAGAACTGGTGTTCATCTTAAAGTAGATCGGGTCATTGTGACTTGTGCAGCACAGAGTGGAGAAGAAGGAAGCAGATTAACATCATCTCCATTAAGGAAGTGGAATGGAGCAGAAACTTggaatttctttttttaatctatGTCGAATTCATCTTATTCCACACAGCATGACTCACCTGCATGTTGTAGTTACGGATATGAGAACAACACCATATTATATTCAATTTAATATCAGATGAAAAACAGGTTGTGTGTCCCCAAATCTGGCATGTAGAggcattaaaatattttacttCTGTAAAGTATTTCTGTTGATAATTGTGAATTACAGTTGTTATTTCTTTTTGGGGAGGCCTTAATCATTTTATATCCCATGTGTTGTACTATTTAATCAGTGAAAATATAACTGTGATTAAATAAAGTGGTTAATCTGAACCTGTGTGTCCTCTGGTTCACAAAATCATTCAGGATTTTCCTAAATCATAGTGCCCAGAGATAAGTATAAATATTTTCCTGCATTGACCATTATAGGAAAGAATCATAAATGGATCCCAGGGCAGTACACAAGACCTAGGCCGACACAAATCACTGACCATGCTCCAGAATGCTGCTGTCGATTGAGAgagaagcctct includes these proteins:
- the LOC143507867 gene encoding tripartite motif-containing protein 16, whose protein sequence is MPSQTSASTRVMPEQRKAGRKGSQVAVPTGETPHYEPGIPEPTTREELVKYWMSVSLDDRTSQKLLWLSEGGSKVSRMTEAVCPVLDRPERYEHSPQVLGKEGVLGIRGYWEVEYEGWVVIGVVYENSARKLKDGPCGLGENAVSWAVGWAGSCYQAWHNGENVDIPGAACNTIGVYVDQPAGIINFYTVQGGQGENKEVRLMHRFKTTLTDKLLPGFWVGNKSYCCILKKDQ